One region of Lathamus discolor isolate bLatDis1 chromosome 2, bLatDis1.hap1, whole genome shotgun sequence genomic DNA includes:
- the HTR5A gene encoding 5-hydroxytryptamine receptor 5A, whose protein sequence is MERPLNLSCFADTTPDTGNRSGNSAGPAGDRAHLSVFSVLVLTLLAMLVVATFLWNGLVLATILRVRTFHRVPHNLVASMAISDVMVAALVMPLSLVHELSGRRWRLGRLLCQVWISFDVLCCTASIWNVTAIALDRYWSITRHLEYTLRTRRRISNIMIALTWALSAFISLAPLLFGWGETYSENNEECQVSQEPSYTIFSTFGAFYLPLCVVLFVYWKIYKAAKFRIGSRKNNSITPITREGLEVKEATQQPQMVFTVRHATVTFQTDGDTWREQKEKKAALMVGILIGVFVLCWIPFFITELINPLCSCDIPPIWKSIFLWLGYSNSFFNPLIYTAFNKNYNNAFRNLFFRQH, encoded by the exons ATGGAGCGCCCTCTCAACCTCAGCTGCTTTGCCGATACGACGCCGGACACCGGCAACCGGAGCGGGAACTCCGCCGGTCCGGCCGGGGACCGGGCGCATCTCTCTGTCTTCAGCGTGTTGGTCCTCACCCTGTTGGCCATGCTGGTGGTGGCCACGTTCCTCTGGAACGGGCTGGTCCTGGCCACCATTCTCCGGGTGCGCACTTTCCACCGGGTGCCCCACAACCTGGTGGCCTCCATGGCCATCTCCGACGTGATGGTGGCAGCCTTGGTCATGCCCCTCAGCTTGGTGCATGAGTTGTCGGGGCGGCGGTGGCGGCTGGGCCGGTTGCTCTGCCAGGTGTGGATTTCCTTCGACGTGCTGTGCTGCACCGCCAGCATCTGGAATGTCACGGCCATCGCCCTTGACCGCTACTGGTCCATCACCCGCCATCTGGAGTACACACTCCGCACCCGGCGCCGCATCTCCAATATCATGATTGCCCTCACCTGGGCACTTTCTGCCTTCATCTCCTTGGCCCCACTGCTCTTTGGCTGGGGAGAGACTTACTCGGAGAACAATGAGGAGTGCCAGGTCAGCCAGGAGCCTTCCTACACCATCTTCTCCACCTTTGGCGCCTTCTACCTGCCCCTCTGTGTAGTGCTTTTTGTGTACTGGAAGATCTACAAGGCCGCCAAGTTTCGAATTGGGTCTCGGAAGAACAACTCCATCACCCCCATTACACGAGAAGGCCTGGAG GTAAAAGAAGCTACCCAGCAGCCGCAGATGGTCTTCACTGTCCGTCATGCCACCGTGACGTTCCAGACGGATGGAGACACGTGgagagagcagaaggaaaagaaagctgcccTCATGGTGGGCATCCTTATTGGGGTCTTTGTGCTCTGCTGGATCCCCTTCTTCATCACGGAGCTCATCAaccccctctgctcttgtgacatCCCACCCATTTGGAAGAGTATTTTTCTATGGCTAGGCTATTCAAATTCCTTTTTTAATCCACTCATCTATACTGCTTTCAACAAAAACTACAACAATGCCTTCAGGAACCTATTCTTTAGGCAGCACTGA